ACCTGAAGGAGAACTTACATTTAAAATATCAATTTTCTCCTTGTCTGCCTCAAGGTgaaaattggaaaaaaattcTCGGCCTCAATGATGTTTTAGTCTTGATTTTGGATACACCTACAAGTACTGATGGCTACTTATTAGAGTGCAGGTTGCTAATTGAGCAGTTGGCAGAAGTAAACCCTGTTCATCTCAATGAAGATTCGAGGTTGGCGTTTTGGATCAATTTATACAACGCCTTGTTAATGCACGTACGGTGATTTGTCAAACTCGTTTTATTTGTTTAGCCTGTCTGGTTAGCACAATATACACTTAGGTTTGATGTGAAAGAAgatcttatttttcttttagaaaaaTTGTGAAAGAAGATCTCATTTTTCATGCTGAAAATTAATGGCGGTGCTTGGTCTATTTACAGGCGTACCTTGCTTATGGTGTTCCACGAAGTGATATGAAACTGTTTTCGCTAATGCAAAAGGTTCGCTCGAAAACTTGATTCTTTTTCATCAAAACCGTACTTGTCtgattaatttatttattttcatactTTGTGATACTTCATGTCTAACATTGTTATGCTATTTTATTCTAGGCTGCGTATACAATTGGAGGGAATTCATTCAGTGCAGCATTCATCGAATATATTATTTTGAAGATGAAACCACCAAATCACAGACCGCAGATGGTATGTGAATGTGAACTGCCGTGCATCTTGCTGGCGAATCTGCCTGCAGTTTGACTACCCTTTGTTCATGAATGCAAACTGATGGTAGATTCTTATGTGTTTTGTTCAAGGCTCTGCTTCTTGCCCTTCAGAAGATAAAGGCACCTGAGGAGCAGAAAAAGTTCTGCATTGCAGCACCTGAGCCACTTCTGACGTTTGCTCTCAGCTGTGGAATGTATTCTTCACCCGCGGTAAACTTAGATCACTTATTTTTTGGATCTTGATACCAAATGTAGTGCTATTATTTTTGACACAAAGTAGCATGCGTCGCGCGTTTCTGTACTTAACCGAGTAATGATTCTGCAGGTGAAGATATACACAGCTACCAATGTAAGGGAAGAGCTTCAGGATGCACAACGTGATTTCATTAGAGCATCTGTAGGAGTGAGTCGAAAGGGGAAGCTTCTGATCCCTAAAATGCTGCACTGTTTTGCGCGAGGTTTTGTTGATGACAACAGCTTCCCTATCTGGATATCACATTTTCTGCCTCAGCAGCAGGCTACCTTTGTTGAGCATTGTGTGTCCCAGAGGCGGCAAAGCTTCCTGGGCACCCGGACTTTTGGCATCATTCCATTTGATTCCCGATTTCGATACCTTTTCCTGCCTGATATGGGATCATCAAATTGAGTGTGCTGTCATATCGTCACTCATCCTGATAGCAGAAGTGGTAAACTATACTAATCTTCAATCTGTATAATTTTCATTCTTGATGCTTACACAACAGCTAGATGGCTTTTTGAAAAATGTCTTCCATTGACAAGCTGTGTGTTCTAGCAGCCTGATAGGAGGAAACAATCGTCGGGACGGAATGTCCAATGCAAGCAAGCCTAAACTGCTAGCTAGGAGTTGAACCTAGCTATTTCAGTAAGAAATCAAGTCGAAAGGATTACAAGTGTACATGCGCTGTTCAAGAAATGGCAGCAGGTTTGTTTCAACACTGAACCAGTGTGCCACAGCTGGGCTGAAAGGCTGGTATCCTCGGATGTAAATCTTGAGCATCCCTTAATAGGTGTTGGACTCGACTTCTAGTCGAATTCAGTGATAAGTTGTTGTATATGATGTCTACTAGCAAATACTCCATAAATTTGAAGTTCCTGGTTGAAGGCATTCACTCATGTTGTTGCATCATtatctaagaaaaaaaactcataGCATCGTATGTCTTACTGCTATGGTCCTGACAAAATGTATATCGGGTCTGCCTGCTGTGTTGTCGTGTACATTTTCTCTCTTGAAAGAAGGCAACGAATTCCATGtacattttttctttcgaaagtCATTATCTAAGATAAAAGCTTGTGGTGCTGTATATCTTACTGCTCGTGGTCCTGACAAAATGTAtattgggtttttttttcgaaaaggggagaAAAACCCCTGGACTCTGCATCAAtagatgcacacaaccatttttattgcgaagttttaaaaaaacaagtcATCAAATTAAAATGTATATTGGGTGATCGCCCATAGAGTTCTCACGGGCTTCCTCCTGCACAGAGACAGTGGAGAGAGAACCAACGGGCAGGCTTCCTCCTGCTCAGAGACAGTGGAGAGAGAACCAACGGGCGCAACTGAAAGCAACCCACTCGctccctccgcctcctcgcctcccTTTCGGAGTCTCTGGTGACGGAGCCATTCCCTCGCCGACCTCACGTCAGTACCTCCCATTACCCCTTCTTCTGTGAAGCTCCTTCTTCCCGGACCTGTGGACAAGCGGTTTCTTGAATGAAATCGGGAGCGTGGCtcctttctctaaaaaaaaaaactccttcTTCCCTCGATCGCGTTACTCCTGGACGGATGGACGGCGAGAGGATGAATGCCGATTATTTGGAAGATTTGAGATGATTTCATCTTCCAGGGGATTCAAGCTAATCTTTCTCAGAATGCGGGAAGATCTTCAAGGATGAACTTAATATGGTCTTTCACAGggcaaaaggaaagaaacactGCAATTTCAGAGGCTGGATTGATGCCTTTTGATCTTTGCTGTACATACACCATTtacaatttaatatattgacAGTAGGCATTTTGCCTactgtttttctttccttaaaaaaatgtatattgGATCTACCTGTTGTATcatgtacatttttttatcGAAATGAGGCAACGAGGTGTAGGTGTTGTCTCATTATCTAGAAAAATCATGGTGTCATATGTCTAACTACTCATGGTCCTCACAAAATGTATATTGGTAACTGGGTCTGCCTGCAGTGTcatgtacatttttttctctctctcaaaaaggCAATGAATGTCATGTACATTTTTGTTTCGAAAGAAGGAATGTGTAATGTACATTTTTCTCTCGAAAGAGGGCAACGAATTTCATGTACATTTTGTTTCAAAAGAAGGCAATGTGTCATGTACATTTTCTCTCTCGAAAGAAGGCAACGAATGTCATGTACATTTTTGTTTCGAAAGAACGCAATGTGTCATGTACATTTTCTCTCTCGAAAGAAGGCAACACATGTCATACACATTTTTGTTTCGAAAGAAGGCAATGTGTTATGTATATTTTCTCTCTTGAAAGAAGGCAAGGAATGTCATGTACATTTTTGTTTCGAAAGAAAGCAATGTGCCATGtacatttttgtttcaaaagaaGACAATGTGTCATGTacattttttctctctcgaaAGAAAGCAATGAATGTCATGTACATTTATGTTTCGAAAGAAGCCAACATCTCATGTGTATTTTCTCTCTCGAAAGAAGGCAACCGATGTCATATACATTTTTGTTTCGAAAGAAAGCAATGTGTCATGTACATTTTCTCTCCCGAAAGAAGGTAATGAATGTCAtgtacatttttgttttgaaataaGGCAATGTGGCCTGTCGGATCGGACGATTTCGACATTCTTGGCGTCGTTTTCCCTCTCGGGCATCGTCTTGGAACACGTGATGGCTAAAGGGATCTGGTTGTGCTCATCGTTGCAGGCTTGACATGTTGCAATGCTTCGATCTCAATTCTGAAGATAGTTCGTGGAAGAAGGTGGTGGCTAATTCCGTAGCGCGAGCAAACGGCACACGCTAGGGATTTGCTAGACCGGTTGTCCAGTGCGGCCTCCGGATTTCGATGTTGGCGGTGGTATGCGATCAGGGCATGCGGCCTCGATAGCCATTCCTTCATCAGGCTTGTAGGCATAGATTGGTGGTTTTGGATTGTTTGATcaatgtattcatgttgtcaGGCTTGTTcataaattaataaaatatggctgtgtgcattattttgatgcagaggccggaggttcgaacctccttttcaaaaaaaaagacaatgtGGCCTCTACATTTCTCTTTCAAAGGAAGGCAACGAATGTCATGTACATTTTCCCTCTCGAAAGAAGGAAACGCCTGTCATATACATTTTTGTTTCGAAAGAAGACAATGTGTCATGTACATTTTCTCTCTCAAAAGAAGGCAACAAATGTCATGTACATTTTTGCTTCGAAAGAAGGCAATGTGGCATGTACATTTTGTCGCTCGAAGAAATGCAACGAATGTAATGAACATTTTCTCTCTCGAAAGAAGACAACACCTCTCATAAACATTTTTGTTTCGAAAGAAGGCAACGTGTCATATACATTTTCTCTCTCAAAAGAAGGCAACGACTGTCATGTGCATTTTTTGTTTCGAAAGAAAGCAATGTGTCATGTACATTATCTCTCTCGAAAGAAGGCAACGAATGGCATGTACATTTTTGTTTCGAAAGAACGCAATGTGTCACGTACATTTTCTCTCTCGAAAGAACACAACACATGTCATATACTTTTTTGTTTCGAAAGAAGCCAAACATGTCATGtacattttctctctctcgagGCAACACATGTTGTatacattttttgtttcgaaAGAAGCCAACGTGTCATGTACATTTTCTCTCTCGAAGGAAGACAACACATGTTATGTACTCTGTACATTTTTGTTTCGAAATAATGCAATGTCTTGTGTacattttctctctctgtctctctctcagACAACGAATGTGACGAAGTACATTTTTGTTTCATGGGACGACTTTTTAGCAACGTTCCATCAGAACCTACTCCGTAGTACGTATGATTTCTATACCGCTTCAAAAGATTTTCAGTCATCAAGTGTCCTTGAACGTACCTGCCGCTTCTTCCGGGCAAATTAAAAACTTGTTGGATAATTTCTCAAGGCCCATCCTCCCCATCCTTGATGAGGTTGCAAATGTCCGAGCACTCTGTCAGGCTAACCAATCGCAGACAAAGTGTACATACAGTTTCCATCAGTCGCCTCCACATCATTGCACGGAAACAGGAAATCGAGAGGACGATGATGCCATGTGTCGAAGCTGATTGCTTACCAGTACAGCCGGCTGCGGAATTGCTCCTTGAACACCACGAGAGGTCTGCAGCACATATATGTTTGTGTTAACTGTAGAGTAAAACACCACGAGTCGAGCTTGAATTAGCAGTAAGAGGCGTTGGGATGATCACCTCCTGACGTTGAGGgggccctcgccgccgcggatgCAGGTGGCGACGCACTTGGACGTGCACTGCAGCGCCTTGGCCGACTTTGGGTGCTTGATCCTCACCTGCGCCTTGTCGTCCCCTGCCGATGCACTCACACGCCACGATCGTCAATGGAGCTGCTCATCTCGCGCGGACGGATGGGATGGAACGGGAACGGGATTGCTTACCGGAGAGCGTGGGCGGGATGTTGGCGAaggtctccggctccggcggcggcgtggagagGATGGCGGCCGCGAGCGCGAACGCCACCACGGCCGGCGCCTGCGCGAGGCCGAACCCCGCCATCCCCCCGCGGCGAAGACGTACGACGGCACCCGGCGGCAGAGACTAGCGGCGTGGCCTTGTCTCTGCTTTTGCTTGTGTGCTGTTCTGTGACCGCGGCCAGCCACTCAGCCTCGCTGGTCTGTATGTGGTGAGGGCGCGTCTCGCCGTGGCTGGAACGGCGTGAAAactcggcccaagcccaacAGAAGCCCAATGGCGCATCCCTCTTAGAACGGCCCTCTCCCACGCCCTTGCCGCCCAGCCCAGCGATTACCTGAACCCAACAGCCCAGCCCCCTTCGAACGGCCTTCCCCCACGCCCTTACCGCACGGCCCAGCGATTACCTGAACTCCGGCGGTCCGGCGTCTCGGCTTTCCCCCCGACTCCGCCCGCCCTGCTGCCTCCTGCTGCGTCGCCTACACGCTGATTCCGTGGCGGCGGAAGGAAGTAACAGGCGGTATCTGGCGAGGCGAGGAGCGGGTGTTTTGGACCGAGAGCAAAGCCCTGAACCCTAGAAAGAGCCGCCCCGGCGCCGTTTCCTTCTTCCCGAATCGATCCCCTTGTCCCGGCGATGAAccggcggcaggagctctgcaGGAACTTCCAGCGGGGCAGGTACCGGTTcatccctccctctcctccctcctcccctccgcctGCTCCTGATTTGTTGCTTTGTCCCACTGCCTCACGCCCTGGCTCCGCTGAGGGACAAGTGCGCGTGCTGTGCCTGTGATGAATTGTAATGCTGGTTTTTGGATTATGCGTGCAGCTGCAAGTACGGGGCGCAGTGCAGGTTCGTGCATGCCTCCTCtaaccagcagcagcagcaggcggcgaAGCCCAACCCCTTTGGGTTTGGTACCTcgagcaggcagcagcagcccttcGGTACGCAGTCCCAGCAGCAACCGCAGCCAAATCCTTTCGGGTTCGGAGTGCAAGCTGGTGCCGCACAGTCACGAAACGCTCCTGGCCCGGCAAAGGTTCGTTGTCACATAGATATTGCTCCATACGATTCTTCATCAATTGCCAAATTCTACCGTTCATATCAATATCTGTGTGTGACTGATGCGTTGTTGTATCAGCCTTTTCAAAACAAATGGGTAAGGGACGCCTCAGCTCCGACGAAGCAACCAGAGGCGCAGCCAGCACCGCAGGCGGCCCATACGTGAGTCCGCCACGAAGCTATAATAATATTGTTCTTGCTTGATTATTCCTTGTTATGAGTCACCAATGCTGCTACTTGTTTCCCAGATCCTGTACAGACCCTGAGTCCTGCAAGCAACAGATATCTGACGATTTTAAGAATGAGACTCCGCTCTGGAAGCTTACTTGTTATGCTCATCTCAGAAGGTAAACCACGCCTTATGCTTCAACAGTTGTCCTAGACCGTGTAGAATGTTTATGCacttattttgtttgttgttcaCATACAGTGGCCCTTGTGACATTGTGGGCGATGTTAGCTATGAGGAGTTGAGAGCTAAAGCATATGAAGAGGGCAAGC
This is a stretch of genomic DNA from Brachypodium distachyon strain Bd21 chromosome 1, Brachypodium_distachyon_v3.0, whole genome shotgun sequence. It encodes these proteins:
- the LOC100824163 gene encoding uncharacterized protein LOC100824163, producing the protein MAGFGLAQAPAVVAFALAAAILSTPPPEPETFANIPPTLSGDDKAQVRIKHPKSAKALQCTSKCVATCIRGGEGPLNVRRPLVVFKEQFRSRLYCLTECSDICNLIKDGEDGP